CGACGCTCCGCCCCCGGGGGGCGAGATCGTGTACGACTTCGAGTCGGCGCTGATGGGCACACTGCTCCGCGTCAGCGCGCAGGAAGGGGACGCGACGTTCTGGTCCGACAGCGTCACCCCGCTGGCGCTGTTGAAGGAGTTCATCGGCAGGGAGGCGACGAACCTGAAGCTGCAGGTTCGGTTCAACTttgacctcgccgacgggacCCCCGGGCACTTTGCTCGCCTGCTCCACCCGAAGCTTCACGCCAACCGGGAGCTCACCACGAACGCGCGGATCGTGGAGGCCCTCAAGGAGATCAAGCAGCAGGAGGAGACGGACGAGttcttcgacgacgatcaGAAGGAGATGCTgcgggacgaggcggcgatcaaGTCGCGGCTGAAGGAGCAGCCGAGGGAGCTCGACTACCTCATTGGCGTCGCGAAGGACTTTTTCGTGGACTGGCACAGGTTCAAGGGGGTGAACGTGAAGCACTTACTGCCGGCGCTGGACTCGGCGCTGAGGGCGAAGGATTACTCCCTCGAGAAACTGTCCGACATCCTCGAGAGCGGCTCGGTTTAGGTGGACCGTTTTAGAGGTTGGCTCGATTtaggcggacgacgtcgctcAGTGGTGCACAAACAGCGGTAAACATCTTCGCTACTCATAGCTAGTTCGCCAGACTCGTCACGCGCCGGCCCTGATGGTGCCGGAGAACTTGAGCGCGGTCAtcgtgccgtcgtcggcgtactCGTACGTCGCCGGCTGCTGGTTCCCCGTCCTGCCGAAAGTctggacgccctcgccgacgggctTGCCCCCTTCGAACTCGCCCTTCCAGCTGGTGCCGTCGCTCAGGACCCACTCGCCGCGCTTAAACTCGCCATCCTCCCACTCGCCGATGAACTGCGACTGCGACGCCTTGAACATGTAGCTGCCCACGCCGCTCTTCTTGTTcccggcgaaggcgccgctGTACACGTCGCCCGAAGGGTAGTTGAAGACTCCCTCGCCGGCCATGCAATCCTTGTCAAACGCGCCCTCGTActtgccgccgtcggggaACGTCatgacgccggcgccctgcTTCTTTCCCTCGACGTAATCGCCCTCGTAGACGACACCGGATGCGAAGGTGTACTTCCCGGTCCCGTGTCTGAGGGAGGTTGTGATCTTGGGAAACTCGGGGGGCGCCTCTggttcgggcgcgggggcggggtcatcgccctccgccgggggctccgcctcggcggcggcggcctctttctcggccttctcggcctcgtacgcggcgaccgcggcggggtcgtccacctcgagcTTCGCGTACTGGCCCTCGTACGTGTCCCCGTTGGGATACTTCATCGTTCCCTgcggcgaagggcgagggGGACACGGTTCGCGTCAGAATTGGGATCATTCGTTCCTCAGGCATCGTTGGTGCACGACgaaggggcgcgccgcggttcgcgcgcgtgaTCGGCGTGGACGGTGGATCGTGCAAAGAAACTCACCTGTCCGGTGGGGAAAccatcgtcgagctcgccttCCCACTCGCAGGGGCCTTCCTCGTCGGCCATCTCGGCAGTTGCTGGGCCACGCGCGATGGATTCTGTTTTTGGCCTCTCCCACGGGGCTCCGGTTGGACCGGTCAGGCGCGTGGACCGAGCGGGAAATCCGAGAAACCATGCGCGGTCCACCACGGCTCATCGGTTCGAAGTCGCGATCGGGTTTATCGTTGCAATTGACATTTTAAAAAGCACGCGAAATCAGTCACGTTACCGGTCGGTTACCGTCAAAGAAGAGGACGGACAGAACACGAGCTCTTCTCCCTTTTAGCCGGCGAGACCGCGGCAATCGAGCCCTCTTTCAGTTGCGCGGTGTTGCAGCCTCAGGTGTGTGATCCCATCCGCTTCCTCCCGAACGTGCCGGAGATGACCCGAgtccgagcgcgacgtcgcgcgagcgcggacgcgcgccgcggacggcgacttGCCGGTCCCGGGACCCCGCCGGTTTTTCTCTTAGGGTTGAGAGATTCCCGATGGGACGGCGAGCGGTCGGAGTGGGGCGCGACGTGCACGATGCGACGTGaacggagcgcgcgcggggcgacccgACGTGACTCGCGTGTGTCATGCGTCGAGTAATCGCGCGTCATCGCCCTCCTTCGaccccctcgtcgtccgcttCGGCGCCATCAACTCCGCGTCTCGGCTGTCATTTTAGGGCTTTGGCCTGTTTTTCAACTGGGAAAAAAtctcgggggcgcgcgcgccccgcacTCG
The genomic region above belongs to Micromonas commoda chromosome 4, complete sequence and contains:
- the RSP10 gene encoding radial spoke protein 10 tentative (Hits RSP10 and 1 in Chlamy, has MORN repeats as do both these proteins so not sure which it is but as far as length goes is more like RSP10), translating into MKYPNGDTYEGQYAKLEVDDPAAVAAYEAEKAEKEAAAAEAEPPAEGDDPAPAPEPEAPPEFPKITTSLRHGTGKYTFASGVVYEGDYVEGKKQGAGVMTFPDGGKYEGAFDKDCMAGEGVFNYPSGDVYSGAFAGNKKSGVGSYMFKASQSQFIGEWEDGEFKRGEWVLSDGTSWKGEFEGGKPVGEGVQTFGRTGNQQPATYEYADDGTMTALKFSGTIRAGA